One genomic region from Drosophila subpulchrella strain 33 F10 #4 breed RU33 chromosome 2R, RU_Dsub_v1.1 Primary Assembly, whole genome shotgun sequence encodes:
- the LOC119550386 gene encoding uncharacterized protein LOC119550386, which translates to MSDSLLQIQFQIRNQRSRIAASNMSHFVSNPSHQNYYFKDSVAYTEDHIPVQKLYFYKVPPGLTQNDLRKHFGIYGRVLRMQIYQPRGRGGRKHKPSLLTGYVFYAEKRDAAKALHSRIHHLKGHKFQVQASDSWHQPDAYGPAMLLPNDKVKAPPAIMRLNDHCLEHVLKCLTLSDQIHFARTCLRFRAVYQMATARLHKEVSLGQFDGMTVWDIRDFFELSGCHVQKVEGTMPTVHEQRLCDFLAVSCSNIQTMELFNSPMSSRNMHKVFGKMPKLETLHLIMSNVSDSNLMALRNLRSLKTLNLDGNPLEGKNLVKLPATIESLSLNKCSYFEGYYLSRSCESFPQLKELSIVNINLSCLKIYETIVNEKSCTQLESLSFSIEEGVEYEFVAQLPSLKRLYVFTTTPVRDHFRKELFQQLAQHKAEQLERLEIFGHVPLTREMIIDVAKLVGLRTLTLSRMQTDHLLDDLCSLHTLEKFTLRHSMTVPDTLILRFFSVCHNLSYVALEDYIAPSEKLVLGIVDKVREEIANMKLKRKLPIQLWIPLGLNLEKLFKEHPDKVPDDIIKIKCTSSDEYDLNNEYAMIQADEDFDSDDLDLFDDTDDDSEYLSEHDLYDAGFLSDEDAGSDSDSDPNYGYVHPSWPYDRNGDFIGFGMWDSD; encoded by the exons ATGTCAGATTCTTTATTACAAATCCAATTTCAAATTAGGAATCAGCGCAGCAGGATAGCAGCATCGAATATGTCTCATTTCGTCAGTAATCCGT CCCATCAGAACTACTACTTTAAGGACTCGGTTGCCTACACCGAGGACCACATCCCCGTGCAGAAGCTCTATTTTTACAAGGTTCCCCCGGGG CTCACCCAGAACGATTTGAGGAAGCACTTTGGGATCTACGGGCGTGTGCTGCGCATGCAGATCTACCAGCCACGCGGACGAGGCGGACGCAAGCACAAACCCAGTCTACTGACAGGCTACGTCTTCTATGCCGAGAAACGAGATGCAGCCAA GGCTCTGCACAGCCGGATTCACCACCTGAAGGGTCACAAGTTCCAGGTGCAGGCCAGTGACAGCTGGCACCAGCCGGATGCCTATGGGCCGGCGATGCTACTACCCAACGACAAGGTCAAAGCGCCGCCGGCAATCATGCGCCTAAACGATCACTGTTTGGAGCATGTGCTGAAGTGCCTCACACTCTCCGATCAGATACACTTTGCCAGGACTTGCCTGCGCTTCAGAGCGGTCTACCAGATGGCCACCGCCAGGCTGCACAAGGAGGTGAGCTTGGGCCAGTTCGATGGCATGACCGTCTGGGATATACGCGACTTCTTCGAGCTGTCCGGTTGCCATGTACAGAAGGTGGAGGGCACCATGCCCACGGTTCACGAGCAGCGCCTGTGCGACTTCTTGGCCGTCAGTTGCAGCAATATCCAAACAATGGAGCTGTTCAACAGTCCCATGTCCTCGCGCAACATGCACAAGGTATTCGGAAAGATGCCCAAGCTGGAGACGCTCCATCTGATCATGTCGAATGTCTCCGATAGCAATCTCATGGCCCTGCGAAATCTGCGTAGCTTAAAGACTCTCAATCTTGATGGAAATCCATTGGAAGGCAAAAACCTGGTCAAGCTGCCGGCCACCATCGAATCATTGTCGCTAAACAAGTGCAGTTACTTTGAGGGCTATTACCTTTCCAGATCATGCGAATCCTTTCCGCAGCTTAAGGAGCTCAGTATAGTGAACATAAACCTGTCGTGTCTTAAGATCTACGAAACCATAGTAAACGAAAAGTCCTGTACCCAGCTTGAGAGCCTGTCATTTTCCATCGAAGAAGGCGTGGAGTACGAGTTTGTTGCCCAATTGCCCAGCCTGAAGCGACTGTATGTCTTCACCACCACGCCTGTGCGCGACCATTTTCGCAAGGAGCTCTTCCAGCAGCTGGCGCAGCACAAAGCGGAGCAGTTGGAGAGACTTGAGATTTTTGGTCACGTCCCCCTGACCAGGGAAATGATTATTGACGTTGCCAAGCTGGTCGGATTACGTACTCTCACCTTATCCCGTATGCAGACAGACCATTTGCTGGACGATCTATGTAGTCTGCACACGTTGGAGAAGTTCACCCTCCGGCACTCGATGACTGTACCGGACACTTTGATCCTGCGCTTTTTCAGTGTCTGCCATAATCTAAGCTACGTGGCGCTGGAGGATTACATCGCGCCTAGCGAGAAACTGGTGCTGGGCATCGTGGACAAGGTGCGTGAGGAAATTGCCAACATGAAGCTCAAGCGCAAGTTACCCATCCAGCTGTGGATCCCGTTGGGCTTAAACCTCGAGAAGCTCTTCAAGGAG CATCCTGATAAAGTTCCTGACGATATTATCAAAATTAAGTGCACGTCCTCCGACGAATACGATTTGAACAACGAATATGCCATGATACAGGCCGATGAGGATTTCGATTCGGATGATCTGGACCTTTTTGATGACACCGATGATGACTCTGAATATTTAAGCGAACACGACTTATACGATGCAGGTTTTCTAAGCGATGAGGATGCTGGCTCGGATTCCGATTCAGATCCGAATTATGGCTACGTTCATCCCTCGTGGCCCTACGACCGTAATGGAGATTTTATTGGTTTCGGAATGTGGGATTCAG ATTGA
- the LOC119551503 gene encoding dopamine N-acetyltransferase, with protein MTFNTKDGVTIRIMVLEDYEKLKLFMKEEYFNAEPLCQSCGEAVHLQNEKENDAINLSMIEQGTSLLALDENDDGRIVGFVLAGAEAPEDVERNAQTAKTLSDNAWGRIFVILTKAERKANIFERYGVSKVLYSHITSVAASKRGKGLGSRLTTTLMDLGRSQGLPVMVAYCTSFYSARQKKALGMECIYSLDYADYKDDQGREIFAPAAPNTTLRVMAIKL; from the coding sequence ATGACTTTCAACACGAAGGATGGCGTCACGATACGCATTATGGTCCTGGAGGATTATGAAAAACTAAAGTTGTTTATGAAGGAAGAGTACTTCAATGCGGAACCCTTGTGCCAATCCTGCGGTGAAGCCGTTCATCTGCAGAACGAGAAGGAAAACGATGCGATAAACCTCTCTATGATTGAACAAGGAACTTCCCTTTTGGCCCTCGACGAGAACGATGATGGCCGAATCGTGGGTTTCGTCCTGGCTGGAGCAGAAGCCCCCGAGGATGTGGAAAGAAACGCCCAGACAGCCAAAACACTGTCGGATAACGCTTGGGGCCGCATCTTTGTAATATTGACCAAGGCCGAACGGAAAGCCAATATTTTTGAGCGATACGGCGTCTCAAAAGTCCTTTACTCCCACATCACCAGTGTAGCCGCCTCGAAGAGGGGCAAGGGCCTGGGTTCCCGTCTGACCACCACCCTTATGGACCTGGGTCGGTCCCAGGGACTTCCCGTCATGGTCGCCTACTGCACCAGCTTTTACTCCGCTCGGCAGAAGAAGGCCCTTGGAATGGAGTGCATCTACTCCCTGGACTACGCCGACTATAAGGACGATCAGGGACGAGAAATCTTTGCTCCAGCAGCCCCAAACACCACGCTTAGAGTTATGGCCATAAAACTGTGA
- the LOC119550313 gene encoding ataxin-2 homolog isoform X2 produces the protein MAATPPMPPGSSTHQLNGKPNGKGNPLTDAINQHFQRKNQNQNHQSPSPNQNPNSSSPITSSRSGSNEQLELLDYPSHTQLQQEANGGKAKPSCHCTNISIMHLFHEMKQEFPTIPDAIVTQCVNENCHQRDNCIQMLRKELALHPIPVQSYPAKVLQQQQQHQNRQAKPPTPLKPSRVAPPHPEVGLSNGVVTPPAGGSPHLNSQPRPRPTTLNLQRQFSTQLQQKIQQRQQRQQRDNQPPQLTPTSLSKPLRRAPPLPPPPKPKPGSFSNDSSCLTSPMSSSESELSLNAVSLSSPTSTAMATTAVQGASAAIASAQQQQPSPVRHRSVITLQPEPPYARDFRSIDFPPATTTTTSTPPLPSPSSAASPGAAGGRKSFTSLNLTLRQPTGSAQSAIDITAGPAPSGQGSGITYSSVSFDARRGTHKNFQLTVTDEGSVFSAGCIRPRAPYASPCEPVASVPANQQPPPPAALVTDGLGDAEMTSDVFPYPTQEQNHIVASNYNNNHAVSSNNNGGISSSVDSSPTMPLYEGVMEECDREAHAATIERQKQRRDKLANALRDNKKRLLVLEQEINILTEPVPVGESERLDRDIMRLTEDCQRLLDCINEPQANGPGSAAHPMNRQHPSPVSNAPQQPQPQPFPRQRQGARVQAPPSSLRLHSVPAAPTAQPVSLDFGQHHSSAPTSACLTPQQQSHQQQQHFQLQQEPPPTYAQYYQFQQYLQQQRQQQLHQQQLQHQQQLQHQQQQQLQQLPQTQQEEEFLSDSDVDEEEETLDSWACKMCTFRNHPQLNICEACENVRIQPAPMLSREDIHITLSPGENRIIHSWILS, from the exons ATGGCGGCTACACCACCAATGCCGCCCGGATCAAGCACCCACCAATTGAATGGCAAACCGAACGGCAAGGGCAACCCCCTAACCGACGCTATCAATCAGCACTTTCAGCGGAAGAACCAGAATCAGAACCACCAGAGTCCTAGTCCCAACCAAAACCCGAACTCCAGCAGTCCCATCACTTCCAGTCGCAGTGGGAGCAATGAGCagctggagctgctggatTATCCATCGCATACCCAGCTGCAGCAGGAAGCCAACGGCGGCAAGGCCAAGCCAAGTTGTCATTGCACCAACATTAGTATTATGCATCTGTTCCATGAGATGAAGCAGGAGTTCCCCACGATACCCGATGCCATAGTTACGCAATGCGTCAATGAGAATTGCCATCAGCGCGACAACTGCATCCAGATGTTGAGGAAGGAGCTAGCCCTGCATCCTATACCAGTGCAAAGCTATCCGGCCAAGGTgttgcaacagcagcaacagcatcaGAATAGGCAGGCCAAGCCGCCGACACCGCTGAAGCCGTCGCGGGTAGCACCACCACATCCGGAAGTGGGGCTGAGCAATGGAGTGGTTACTCCGCCAGCTGGTGGTAGCCCGCATCTTAATTCGCAACCCAGGCCACGACCCACAACGCTTAATCTGCAGCGTCAGTTTAGCACCCAGCTGCAGCAGAAGATTCAGCAGCGCCAGCAGCGTCAGCAGAGGGATAATCAGCCGCCCCAGCTGACGCCCACGTCCTTGAGCAAGCCACTGCGCCGGGCACCGCCACTTCCGCCGCCACCGAAACCAAAGCCCGGAAGCTTCTCCAACGATTCCTCCTGTCTCACCAGTCCCATGAGCTCTAGCGAATCGGAGCTCTCGCTCAATGCGGTTTCTTTATCATCGCCTACGTCGACAGCGATGGCGACTACAGCTGTACAGGGAGCGTCGGCAGCAATCGCATCAGCGCAACAACAGCAACCCTCGCCTGTGCGACATCGCTCAGTCATTACGCTTCAGCCAGAGCCGCCGTACGCTCGCGACTTTCGCAGCATTGACTTTCCGCCGGCGACGACGACGACAACGTCTACGCCGCCACTTCCCTCGCCTAGCTCGGCAGCATCACCAGGTGCTGCTGGCGGACGCAAGAGCTTTACCTCGCTCAATCTCACATTGCGCCAGCCGACGGGATCGGCGCAATCGGCCATCGACATCACCGCCGGTCCGGCGCCCAGTGGCCAGGGCAGCGGGATTACCTACTCCAGCGTTAGCTTCGACGCGCGTCGGGGAACGCACAAGAACTTCCAGCTGACGGTGACGGACGAGGGCAGCGTATTCAGTGCGGGCTGCATTCGACCGAGGGCTCCATACGCCTCTCCTTGTGAGCCGGTGGCCAGTGTTCCGGCGAATCAGCAACCTCCTCCGCCGGCCGCACTGGTGACCGATGGACTTGGGGACGCCGAAATGACGTCGGACGTGTTTCCCTATCCCACGCAGGAGCAGAACCACATTGTGGCCTCCAATTACAACAATAACCATGCCGTCAGCAGCAATAACAACGGCGGGATCAGCAGCAGCGTAGACAGTAGTCCCACCATGCCGCTTTACGAAGGCGTCATGGAGGAGTGCGATCGCGAAG CCCATGCCGCCACCATTGAGCGGCAGAAGCAGCGGCGCGACAAGCTGGCCAATGCGCTGAGGGACAACAAGAAGCGGCTGCTGGTCCTGGAGCAGGAGATCAACATCCTGACCGAGCCGGTGCCGGTGGGCGAATCTGAAAGACTGGATAGAGATATCATGCGACTGACTGAGGACTGTCAGCGGTTGCTTGACTGCAtaaacg AACCGCAGGCGAATGGCCCTGGTTCCGCGGCCCATCCCATGAACCGCCAGCACCCGTCACCCGTCAGTAATGCCCCACAGCAGCCACAGCCACAGCCATTCCCGCGCCAGCGTCAAGGTGCTCGCGTCCAGGCGCCGCCCAGTTCACTGCGTCTGCACTCGGTGCCGGCAGCACCCACCGCCCAGCCGGTCAGCCTGGACTTTGGCCAGCACCACAGCAGTGCTCCAACCTCGGCCTGCCTGACGCCCCAGCAGCAGagccatcagcagcagcagcacttTCAGCTGCAGCAGGAGCCGCCACCCACGTACGCCCAGTACTACCAGTTCCAGCAATAcctgcagcagcagcgacaGCAACAATTGCACCAGCAACAGTTgcagcaccagcaacagctgcagcaccagcaacagcaacagttGCAACAGCTGCCGCAGACACAGCAGGAGGAGGAATTCCTGTCCGACTCCGATgtggacgaggaggaggagacaCTGGACTCCTGGGCCTGCAAAATGTGTACATTCCGCAACCATCCGCAACTCAATATTTGCGAGGCCTGTGAGAACGTTAGGATCCAGCCGG CCCCTATGCTGAGTCGTGAGGACATACATATAACTCTCTCGCCGGGCGAAAATC GTATTATACACTCCTGGATACTATCATGA
- the LOC119550127 gene encoding protein lin-37 homolog, which produces MKTTPKKKETSLRLRESRREEQKPQTSHQAQDEDADSDLPIRGRPSKKLLIQQQQQRQYQVKLEPNVKAVTAGATAKPSSSSSSALVIGARIKARRVLYKKSVGSGSVQKAPGESYVMRLFERSLDLSKYQDGTPLYPICRAWMANQPRNPAVAAFQTDGSTMAPKREDNGEEILSKLRSGEMKMLTELPQPKPTNLPIIPPRLEFSQEDKKREKALVGADAHELLSSNVARWKKVRGHWLKHAQKYEHDRYNLIDQIMNVVCKN; this is translated from the coding sequence ATGAAGACCACGCCAAAGAAGAAGGAGACATCCCTACGCCTGCGGGAGTCGCGCCGCGAGGAGCAGAAGCCTCAGACGAGCCACCAGGCGCAGGACGAGGATGCCGATTCGGATCTGCCCATTCGGGGCCGTCCCTCGAAGAAGCTGCTCatccagcagcaacagcagcgcCAGTACCAGGTGAAGCTGGAGCCGAATGTCAAGGCGGTCACGGCGGGGGCCACCGCGAAGccctcgtcctcctcctcgtcggcCCTCGTCATTGGAGCACGCATCAAGGCCAGGCGAGTGCTCTACAAGAAGAGCGTCGGTTCCGGGTCTGTCCAGAAGGCTCCCGGCGAGTCCTATGTAATGCGCCTGTTCGAGCGGAGCCTGGACCTGTCCAAGTACCAGGACGGCACTCCACTGTATCCCATTTGCCGAGCCTGGATGGCCAATCAACCCAGGAATCCCGCCGTGGCCGCCTTTCAAACAGATGGCTCAACTATGGCCCCCAAACGAGAGGACAACGGCGAGGAGATATTGTCCAAATTGAGAAGCGGTGAGATGAAGATGCTCACCGAACTGCCGCAGCCCAAGCCCACCAATCTGCCCATCATTCCGCCTCGCCTGGAGTTCAGCCAGGAGGACAAGAAGCGGGAGAAGGCTCTTGTGGGTGCCGATGCCCACGAACTGCTCTCCTCCAACGTGGCCCGCTGGAAGAAGGTGCGCGGCCACTGGCTAAAGCATGCCCAGAAATACGAGCACGATCGCTATAATCTGATTGACCAGATAATGAACGTGGTCTGCAAGAATTAG
- the LOC119550129 gene encoding peptidyl-prolyl cis-trans isomerase Fkbp12: protein MGVQVVPIANGDGSTYPKNGQKVTVHYTGTLDDGTKFDSSRDRNKPFKFTIGKGEVIRGWDEGVAQLSVGQRAKLICSPDYAYGSRGHPGVIPPNSTLTFDVELLKVE, encoded by the exons ATGGGCGTACAAGTAGTTCCAATTGCTAACGGTGATG GCAGCACTTACCCGAAGAATGGGCAAAAGGTCACGGTTCACTACACCGGCACCCTGGACGATGGCACCAAG TTCGATTCGTCGCGCGACCGCAACAAGCCCTTCAAGTTCACCATCGGCAAGGGCGAGGTCATCCGCGGCTGGGACGAGGGTGTCGCCCAGTTGAGCGTCGGCCAGCGCGCCAAGCTGATCTGCTCGCCGGACTACGCCTACGGCAGCCGCGGCCATCCCGGCGTCATTCCGCCCAACTCCACCCTCACCTTCGACGTGGAGCTGCTCAAGGTCGAATAG
- the LOC119551928 gene encoding dopamine N-acetyltransferase-like codes for MILSQLNGITIRIMKESDYGIVKPFMRDYFHYDEPMGIGLQEPIHLQNEAEVDKEYLSVIKQGLSIVVFDENNKNLLVGIAVAEKMDPKIMEKQHKEAEEMEPNALGRSRKMVAKVERDANIFERCGVSTYMSLIAISVHASMRGKGLLAQLSMCLLNLGRSRGFPLFIGCSSSYYSARTAMNQGLECIHSQAYADYKDEQGRPVFNPPAPHTHMRVVAAKL; via the coding sequence ATGATACTCAGTCAACTAAACGGCATAACAATACGAataatgaaggagagcgactACGGAATCGTGAAACCTTTCATGAGGGATTACTTCCATTACGACGAGCCAATGGGCATAGGCCTCCAAGAGCCAATTCATCTGCAGAATGAGGCGGAGGTCGACAAGGAATACCTGTCGGTTATCAAGCAAGGTCTCTCCATAGTGGTATTCgatgaaaacaacaaaaatctTCTGGTTGGCATTGCCGTGGCCGAgaaaatggaccccaaaataATGGAGAAACAACACAAGGAAGCCGAGGAAATGGAGCCAAACGCCTTGGGTCGAAGCCGGAAGATGGTAGCCAAAGTGGAGCGGGATGCCAACATCTTCGAGCGCTGCGGTGTCTCCACATACATGAGTTTAATAGCCATCTCCGTACACGCCTCGATGAGGGGAAAGGGTCTATTGGCCCAACTTAGCATGTGCCTGCTGAACCTTGGTCGCTCTCGGGGATTCCCCCTATTTATTGGCTGCAGCAGCAGTTACTACTCGGCTCGGACGGCCATGAACCAAGGACTCGAGTGCATCCACTCACAGGCATATGCCGACTACAAGGACGAGCAGGGTCGTCCAGTATTTAATCCACCAGCTCCACATACCCATATGCGGGTCGTGGCTGCCAAGCTCTGA
- the LOC119550313 gene encoding ataxin-2 homolog isoform X1, whose product MAATPPMPPGSSTHQLNGKPNGKGNPLTDAINQHFQRKNQNQNHQSPSPNQNPNSSSPITSSRSGSNEQLELLDYPSHTQLQQEANGGKAKPSCHCTNISIMHLFHEMKQEFPTIPDAIVTQCVNENCHQRDNCIQMLRKELALHPIPVQSYPAKVLQQQQQHQNRQAKPPTPLKPSRVAPPHPEVGLSNGVVTPPAGGSPHLNSQPRPRPTTLNLQRQFSTQLQQKIQQRQQRQQRDNQPPQLTPTSLSKPLRRAPPLPPPPKPKPGSFSNDSSCLTSPMSSSESELSLNAVSLSSPTSTAMATTAVQGASAAIASAQQQQPSPVRHRSVITLQPEPPYARDFRSIDFPPATTTTTSTPPLPSPSSAASPGAAGGRKSFTSLNLTLRQPTGSAQSAIDITAGPAPSGQGSGITYSSVSFDARRGTHKNFQLTVTDEGSVFSAGCIRPRAPYASPCEPVASVPANQQPPPPAALVTDGLGDAEMTSDVFPYPTQEQNHIVASNYNNNHAVSSNNNGGISSSVDSSPTMPLYEGVMEECDREAHAATIERQKQRRDKLANALRDNKKRLLVLEQEINILTEPVPVGESERLDRDIMRLTEDCQRLLDCINEPQANGPGSAAHPMNRQHPSPVSNAPQQPQPQPFPRQRQGARVQAPPSSLRLHSVPAAPTAQPVSLDFGQHHSSAPTSACLTPQQQSHQQQQHFQLQQEPPPTYAQYYQFQQYLQQQRQQQLHQQQLQHQQQLQHQQQQQLQQLPQTQQEEEFLSDSDVDEEEETLDSWACKMCTFRNHPQLNICEACENVRIQPGMIRIVPSGGGAAAAATPPGSLEQQQQPPQQPYALHT is encoded by the exons ATGGCGGCTACACCACCAATGCCGCCCGGATCAAGCACCCACCAATTGAATGGCAAACCGAACGGCAAGGGCAACCCCCTAACCGACGCTATCAATCAGCACTTTCAGCGGAAGAACCAGAATCAGAACCACCAGAGTCCTAGTCCCAACCAAAACCCGAACTCCAGCAGTCCCATCACTTCCAGTCGCAGTGGGAGCAATGAGCagctggagctgctggatTATCCATCGCATACCCAGCTGCAGCAGGAAGCCAACGGCGGCAAGGCCAAGCCAAGTTGTCATTGCACCAACATTAGTATTATGCATCTGTTCCATGAGATGAAGCAGGAGTTCCCCACGATACCCGATGCCATAGTTACGCAATGCGTCAATGAGAATTGCCATCAGCGCGACAACTGCATCCAGATGTTGAGGAAGGAGCTAGCCCTGCATCCTATACCAGTGCAAAGCTATCCGGCCAAGGTgttgcaacagcagcaacagcatcaGAATAGGCAGGCCAAGCCGCCGACACCGCTGAAGCCGTCGCGGGTAGCACCACCACATCCGGAAGTGGGGCTGAGCAATGGAGTGGTTACTCCGCCAGCTGGTGGTAGCCCGCATCTTAATTCGCAACCCAGGCCACGACCCACAACGCTTAATCTGCAGCGTCAGTTTAGCACCCAGCTGCAGCAGAAGATTCAGCAGCGCCAGCAGCGTCAGCAGAGGGATAATCAGCCGCCCCAGCTGACGCCCACGTCCTTGAGCAAGCCACTGCGCCGGGCACCGCCACTTCCGCCGCCACCGAAACCAAAGCCCGGAAGCTTCTCCAACGATTCCTCCTGTCTCACCAGTCCCATGAGCTCTAGCGAATCGGAGCTCTCGCTCAATGCGGTTTCTTTATCATCGCCTACGTCGACAGCGATGGCGACTACAGCTGTACAGGGAGCGTCGGCAGCAATCGCATCAGCGCAACAACAGCAACCCTCGCCTGTGCGACATCGCTCAGTCATTACGCTTCAGCCAGAGCCGCCGTACGCTCGCGACTTTCGCAGCATTGACTTTCCGCCGGCGACGACGACGACAACGTCTACGCCGCCACTTCCCTCGCCTAGCTCGGCAGCATCACCAGGTGCTGCTGGCGGACGCAAGAGCTTTACCTCGCTCAATCTCACATTGCGCCAGCCGACGGGATCGGCGCAATCGGCCATCGACATCACCGCCGGTCCGGCGCCCAGTGGCCAGGGCAGCGGGATTACCTACTCCAGCGTTAGCTTCGACGCGCGTCGGGGAACGCACAAGAACTTCCAGCTGACGGTGACGGACGAGGGCAGCGTATTCAGTGCGGGCTGCATTCGACCGAGGGCTCCATACGCCTCTCCTTGTGAGCCGGTGGCCAGTGTTCCGGCGAATCAGCAACCTCCTCCGCCGGCCGCACTGGTGACCGATGGACTTGGGGACGCCGAAATGACGTCGGACGTGTTTCCCTATCCCACGCAGGAGCAGAACCACATTGTGGCCTCCAATTACAACAATAACCATGCCGTCAGCAGCAATAACAACGGCGGGATCAGCAGCAGCGTAGACAGTAGTCCCACCATGCCGCTTTACGAAGGCGTCATGGAGGAGTGCGATCGCGAAG CCCATGCCGCCACCATTGAGCGGCAGAAGCAGCGGCGCGACAAGCTGGCCAATGCGCTGAGGGACAACAAGAAGCGGCTGCTGGTCCTGGAGCAGGAGATCAACATCCTGACCGAGCCGGTGCCGGTGGGCGAATCTGAAAGACTGGATAGAGATATCATGCGACTGACTGAGGACTGTCAGCGGTTGCTTGACTGCAtaaacg AACCGCAGGCGAATGGCCCTGGTTCCGCGGCCCATCCCATGAACCGCCAGCACCCGTCACCCGTCAGTAATGCCCCACAGCAGCCACAGCCACAGCCATTCCCGCGCCAGCGTCAAGGTGCTCGCGTCCAGGCGCCGCCCAGTTCACTGCGTCTGCACTCGGTGCCGGCAGCACCCACCGCCCAGCCGGTCAGCCTGGACTTTGGCCAGCACCACAGCAGTGCTCCAACCTCGGCCTGCCTGACGCCCCAGCAGCAGagccatcagcagcagcagcacttTCAGCTGCAGCAGGAGCCGCCACCCACGTACGCCCAGTACTACCAGTTCCAGCAATAcctgcagcagcagcgacaGCAACAATTGCACCAGCAACAGTTgcagcaccagcaacagctgcagcaccagcaacagcaacagttGCAACAGCTGCCGCAGACACAGCAGGAGGAGGAATTCCTGTCCGACTCCGATgtggacgaggaggaggagacaCTGGACTCCTGGGCCTGCAAAATGTGTACATTCCGCAACCATCCGCAACTCAATATTTGCGAGGCCTGTGAGAACGTTAGGATCCAGCCGGGTATGATACGCATTGTTCCCAGCGGAGGCGgggccgctgctgctgccacgccccccggcAGCCTtgagcagcaacagcagccgcCCCAGCAGCCGTACGCCCTGCATACATAA